TAAGTTTCTGGAACGTCCTCGCTCGAAATTGGGAACCATTGTCAGACAGTATCACTTCGGGCACTCCGAACGTCATGAACAACTCGtcttccagatactttatgacgaCGCTGGAATCAATCTTCTTTACGGGTTTCAAGAACACGTATTTCGTAAAATGATCCAGAACAATAAAGATTCCTATGTTGCCGCTCCTTGACCTAGGATACGGTCCGAGAAAATCTATGAACAAACGCTGGAAGAATCGCTGCGATtcaggcgcttttcccaaAGGCGGTCTGAGAGTGAAATTTGGAGATTTTGTACTCTTACAAACCTCACacgcactaatataagccctcACGTCCGAAACGAGACCGGGCCAGAAGTAATATCGCCGTATTCTTTCCAAGGTTTTGTGTATGCCACCATgcgcagctaacggactatcGTGCGCGCGAGCCAGAATCTTCGATACCAACTCTTTGGGGACCCAAAGTTTCCAGGCGTATTCGTCATGCATTCGTTCTCCAGTCAGGTGCTCGGCTTTTCTATATAAAAACCCGCTCTCCACCTTGAGATCAGGAAAATTCGAGGTATTTTCCTTTACGGTCTCTACCAACTTTACGTAGTCACTAGACTGGAAAAATTCAGAGTCGAAATCAACAATTAAGTCTTCTTGCAAGTCCACCGCGGCTACAATCTCCTCGTTTACACGAGACAATGTATCCGGGACGACATTTAAAGAACCCTTACGGTGTTCAATCTCGAACTTGAATCTTTGCAAAGCTAATGCCCATCGCGCCAGTCGTGAATTTAGATCGTGATTGGACATTAGccacttgagcgaagcatggtcggttattattttaaaagggagtccttccacgtatgctctgaagttTTTGAGAGCTACTATTGCGGCCAAACACTCCTGCTCTGTGACGGTATAATTTCGTTGagctttgttcagcttcttCGAAACGAAAgcgataggacgctcgtcaccTTCTTCGGACACTTGTACTAGCACGGCACCCACGCCTGACTTGctagcgtcgcaatgtatGGCAAACGGCTTCGCAAAATCCGGACTACACAGGACTGGAGCTTTGCTAAGACACTCTTTGAGCTTGATGAACGCTTCAATTGCCTCCTTCGTTAGTACAAACTTCCGCTTCGTGGTCATCAAGTCAGTCAATGGTGCAGAAAGTGTCGCGAAGTTTGCCACGAATTTCCTGTACCATCCGcacaatcccatgaaactgCGCAAGCTTTTCAAACTTTTAGGCAATGGGAAATCGGTAATcgcggccaccttttcagggtctgtgcgaattccaccgtctccgataatgtggcccaaatagcgtactcgtcgcatacaaaagtgacttttagcgacgtttagcgttaagcccgcgcgctttatctgcagggctaactccctGAGTACATTCAAATGGCTCTCAAAACAAGAAGATACTACTAGTAAGTCGTCTAGATAGATAAAAACctcgtttctcaaatgagccggcactactttgtccattaaccgtgacatagtgctcgtggcgttacacaaCCCGAAAGGCATGACTCTAAACTGATATAACGGTCTACCCGGGacggtaaaagctgttttgtcccgagacttaggatccaaagggacctgccaatatgcatccttcaGATCTAGGCTCGATATGTACTCAGCTCTCGGCAAACGACTCAGTATCCcgtttatttggggtaacggatatgcatccttctccgtaaaactATTGACCTTTCGACAGTCAAGACAAATTCTGACTTTGCCTGGTTTAGTCACCATTACGATCGGTGAAGACCAAGCACTCTCAGACTCCTCTATCACCCCTAAGCGTAACATCCGGTCGATTTCCGCATACATTGCTTTTTCGACGGCGGGGGAGACAGGGAAATGCCGTTGCTTCACAGGCCTAGCGGTGCCCACATCGATCGAATGAGAGAccaaattcgtcttacctaacccttcctggctaaaggaaggaaaacagttgattacataggccaacttggctttgtcaccttcacacaattcgtgctgatccaccaccgtttgctggttgggctcaggcgacgatatttcagctattttcAAGTTAGCAGGAAGGAGGTCATATAGTTTCCAAAAGTCAATTCCCAAATAGAGATCCTGTTTTAACGATGGCACGacatacaacttcaaaagctttttgatgtCACCGTATTCCACTTCTATCTTTAGCAGTCCTACTATCCGTTGAGAATTCCCGTCGGCTGTCGCAGCTTCTCCTATCAACGACTTAAACTTCTTGTCTTCCATCGCAGCTCGCACTAACCCTCCTCCAATACAACTAATCGATgcgcctgaatccaacaatccGTAGACTAggcgattcaataagcgaatcggtaagaacggtcgagggtctcgaggTCCTGTCGGAATAGATCTGATGTAATCCAAACTGGCTTTACATTTTTTGACattcttccagaacaatttcaagcgtcGAGCACTGCGAGGTTTTCGTTTAAGAATTGCTGGAGTTTTTCTGGAATCCGAAATACAGACGTTTCGTAATTCCGAAATCTTGCTGTGAAGCAGTCTAATAGCCGGTTTAATTGGTACGTCAGGGAGGAGTAGAGACACACTTTTATTGGTGTTCTCTACTGATCGGTCATTGTCGACTGATTCCTTGCGGCATTcgaagtcttcggtttgactggcaacttcgacatgccgaccttgaagttttttgagcattttcTGCAACTTGGTTTGTATGTGTTTGCAGCACCACACCCGTAACAAAACACTCGTCTTTCGGCTATGCATTCTTGGTATCGGTGACCTTCGACTCGGCAATTCCAACACACTAGGGAAAAAGCTTCGATTTCGTTCTCAGCTCCGTATGTTGACTTCACCTCATCTTCACtctcctgacagacctcggaAATCTCACGTTTAAACGGGGTATCTTTTGCGTAGCTACTACATcttctgacgtcagccaggaatgcctccctTCGCTTACAAATCTCTCTTAACTCCGACACCGTTCGGACATCTAAGTTTAGAATTTCGTGGCGGATCTCTGGAcgaaggttatttctcagcacgcggacaagtttgttggctgtccaaggctgttctagctggtcgactaactcggataccgtgtcgtagaaactatcaaacgattcatttggtttttgtttggtattcCGGATCAGTTCTTCTATGTCCCCGTCGTCGCGACTCTGTCGAAATTGCAGGCGTAGGGCTGTGCAAAATCTCTCCCACAGAATTtcaccgttggctttatgatagcgccaaaagaagtcgttcgccttgccttcaaacaatacACTTATGTTTCTGCATAACAGGTTGAAATTTCCGTTCAACGTCTGCCTTGTAAGCgcttcgactctgtatataaagttgtccactgacactcctacaccagaatattttattttccaaccatttaaTATGTGGACGACTTTATCTggccgatcaaacaaatcggaagaagcgcttcgCGGAGAAGGAACTGGGTTTGGCGATGCTGTATACTGCCTCTCATATTCGTTTGGGTGATCAgcggacatttcactggctgtaaCGACTACAGCTGGACTCGGAGTgggcattattcgctgcatgcttgaggTGATAGCGTTCTGTACTAAATCAgccatcttctctgacaacgttgctagaagcctccgctccatggctaacaaagctgcattagcacttacagcgcttGAACTAGCTTCATTTGCGTTAGCACCGCTGGCTGATGTCGAAGGACCCCCGTCTACTGTTGCGGCTGGAAGATTTTTCGTTTTACTGCGAGTTTCTCTCCCTACCCTTTCGGACGCTtcggctggaggcctacaggttagtttgcacctcggacagatctcactttttttaaaatgattgccAATGCACTCCCTGTGAAATTCATGGTGACAGGTTGTCACATACAAATCTTgtgtgctgatctcggctgcacataatttacaaacagggtttgagacactaggagatttcctagttggtgatcggtctaaccccatcatacttGCTAAAAATTACCGGTTCAAAATGGCgagcaaaaagaaaataaacttatacgtaaaaatatcagcgataaggtgcgaaaaagataataaaactgaactcttagcttgatgttctcctttcgtagggctgtctattattttggctcaaaattctcacgaaggcGTAGACGGAGTTTCATTAAAATAAGATATTCCAtgttagactaaatttcaacaccaccagtaggtgtatCAGTTAAGTCTCGGATCGTGCCTTTTCCTTGGCACGAATATTCCAACCTATAAGAAACTCTATCTTATTTAAACGAATAGTAAATAGAGGAAAATcgtcaactatatgaggatcttgcatttctcttgagtaacgcaaagattttccgtcatgttgcgttaatgattttttttttttttgtagaatagcgtttagttagctCAAGGAAGTAGATAAAACCGGGACAGAAACCTAACCGAagttactgttactctgttttcctcagcaaaatccacatttccctttgctacacttaggaaaatttttgggatcagtcttagttatggccagtcagcaatattagtattgacttgacgtgtactccacaaccaattctaaacacaaaaatttttggaagtgagacagaaaatttaaagaaaggattgaaaatattaattcgcgagtcttaatgaattttaaaaaaaactcactaaggccccacacgttgggcgccactttatcttattcattattattcttaactaaactgtaacgtgCAACGAATAAAGAAATGATGAAAGACTGGAGAACCTGTACTTGCgggtgcacgctttagaggccggctctagctcatggcaatgggtgtggtggtcttgcttgtacagatctctTTTCGTCACGGACAACAATTAATAAGATcgagaaattgagcgtgcttgcaacaacaacaaaatgaaggagctaggatacaaaaatcggaggaagcaaattaataccttcggaagcggacagttctagatTGGGAGGAAggtttgagaatttttcgcctgcgaagcaccggtggaatcgtgttcgcgcattgccctgccctaccttagaccacttcccttaagagcatagctctagtggccccttcagtgccctacgtcaggagaaacatcagccgagtcagtatttaggttttCTTAGAActtcatattttcaaaatcaatcaaggcttaataattaataacaatatttatatttaaaaataagtacatactaaagaaccaagtaaatatacaaataatatacGGGCTAGTGTAACTCAAAAGATCTAAAGCAAGGTTTATTCACGCagttgcgagatcagaaaaGGTAGTTCAATTCGATGTTCGAGATCATTACAATTAAAGGTTAAAAATACTAGggctaaatatatatattttccatttttcatttaaatctttaataatttccgttctctctataatctctttcttaattttaatttttaattttaatttaatttattttaattgtatttattattttttttgagtttttattATACCGAATCTTTAACGAGAAAGAAAGTTAATTCTGCTTGAGAGAGAGCCACTAATAAATTCggttaaattttcttttctctttatatttcaattggctgctctcgccactccattatcatatatatatttttttaattgcagtGTGAATACAACATAAGATGACCTCTAGCAAAATTTATTCGGTTTACAACCGAACATTTCcaataagaataaaattttatcaatgagactcactcaacttttcactcctcggcgaaagatcgatctcccggcgcaaatgagctgaaacgaaaaggtGGCTTTTTCCACAAACACTATAAAGAGGCATAATTTTTGGATAACACGACTGcatgaaaaaaaattttaaagatccccacttgaatatttaaatgagtAATTTCCGAAAAGGAACTccaaagaaaatttaattagcttaggttagatcacttactatttaaaactttaatcactaataagaattcatttttttttaaattcaagaaaaattattaaacggTATGACCGAGTTTCCTACTCGTGAACCTATTCTTATGGCTTAACGTTAAACCTAAACTACATaggaataattttaatttctgccaCTCTATGTCCAAGATGGCGATCAGGTGGAATTAATACTCTTTAGTAAGGTTAGGTCTGGCTTTCGGCATATCTCAGCGTACACTTAGAAATTTTGTTCGATTCaactggaatttaatttaatttcgacATTCTAGACTGCCGATCAAGCCTAAAGAAAATTCTATTCACTCTAACCTCACTCTAAGCTCTACTTAggctgcatttttatttgtttaaagatCCCTCCTGGTGGCCCCGATTTAGGGCGGTCGCTGtccggctgctgcggctggtcctttGCTCCGGCTCGCTGGAAAGGCGCTCCACTACTCGGCCTGGCGCAGTtgccgtctctccttctgcccgccggtaGCGGATCCGTAAAATCGTAGGACCCGGGCGAAAGTATAAGACGTCCAGCGAAAACCCACCGGGCTTCAATTTCGGCTGCGATTATATTCCGTGTCAAACTACCGTCCGTCAATATTTTGAGGTTGACTAACCTGCAGTTTGTCCCAGTCGAAGCTAGGATTTGGCGGCAAAGCGGCGGTGAGAGGGCCGTGACAAACGCCGATCTCTACGGCTTAATATCGCCGGGaaaacacacgccggacttattCCGCGCACCACTATAAGCGAAGGAACGCCGTATTCTCGATATTTCGCACGACAAAAAATTCCGTATGAccgcaagttaaaattttCGTCGCACTTTTACAACTTGACGCGTTGACTGTTCAGATCGAAAAGAAGGCGAACCGGAAACATTAgtcgaggcgtaggccatcggcggaaatcacgatcagctgaacaacactttttctTCGATAACCGAATAAtaccaaacttatcgggtgcagctaataagggttgcatccagtcTAGTACATTCTAGCTACTTCGTGCTACATCTAGTATGACCTCACAttagtgtgtcacagctgaccgccctatcgattatttatcgagattttttttttttttttcacccactgcttcagtcgcctctacAGACGCCACACGTGGGTCGCCAGTGCCCCTGGTGAAAGTTCAAGGCTGCAACAGGTAGACACAAGCCGCAAACAGAGTGGGTTTACCTGGCAGATGTGCTTGCATATCCGAGGCGCAAAACCAACCAAACGAACTCTACCTCGCGGCGGTGCCACAAGGTACATGGAACCAGGGGTCGCAGATCTGTAGTAGCTTAAGGCCCCACACCTCCCTCTTTTGCAAGGACGCCTTCTAAAGCGAATGCCCATCAGCAAGGACTTCGCATGTAATGAACTAATATTGCGATTAGCTATTTGAAACAATCTCTTCAATTGATACACTCAATGTGGATAGCATAGCCAGCGGGCTGCGGAATGCGATGCAATTTGTCTGCCGGCACTACTGATACCGCTGCATTGTTACCGCCTTGTTGCATGCAGCATGCCATGCCCACGTCCACGTCACGTTTGTGTACAACTTCTTACATGACGTGGGCGCCGGCATTTCCTCGATGCGGTGCACCCAACCCGAAATGCAAACCCGGAAAATGTGCAAGATACTGCGGCACGAAGCACACCAGGCCGTTATGATTGAGTAATTACGTTTGAAAATCGAGTAAATGGCCAAGTTCAAATGCTCTTAGCTGGCTTGCTTCATCGCTATAAATTTAATTGGTGTACATGGTGTGTTCACTTTCTGGGGCTTAATCGTACAAAGTCTTTATGTACATGTTGATGGCGCTAGACTGGTTAAGACAAATAAGATCAAGTAACAGCAGTGCTTAATGCGTAATCCGTAATGCTTATGCTATGCGAGTCGTACAAAACAATGCTTATGGTAATGGCTATCGGTTAGAATGAGCGACAAATGTAACAGGCGCTGCCATCGGGCGAATCGAGCGAAGCTGGCGCGACTTGGAAGATataagtatctgtatctgcctTTGTATCCGTATCTTGACTTGCGTATTTGGCCTGAGAGTTGCGATTGAGGCCCCAACTTTCGTTAGTTGATGGTGGCGGTCGCCGGTGTACCCGTCGGCTGCTTGAAGATAACGCCCGTGATCTCGCCGTCCTTCTGGATGACACAGCGTCTGCGGGGAAAGTAACGGATGTCATTTAATATACGCAGCAGAAATATAATTCATACATTCTTTAAGCTATTCCGACTATTCCAAGAGTACCTTGAGCTACAGAACTTGAGCTGTTCGATTACAAATGGAGCCTGGTATGCGTAGCACACCTCCAACTAGATACACCCCCTCAGATCCCTCCTCCAACTTACTTGTTTCCGCTGTAAAGGCAAATCGTTGCAGGAGCCGTGGCATTCGGCTCCAGTTTGGCCACCTGCTCGGAAATGGCCATTCCGATGCCGGACACGTTCGGATCAATGTCTCCCTTGGCTGCAAAGATGCATTATGGCATTATGGCAAGGCCACTGACCAATCATTGATACTCACTGCCCAAACACAATCCCTGGCGATTGGCCAGCAGAGCTCCCACTGTGTCCTGCCGTGCGGCGCTGAAAAAACGTTATGGATTTGTGGTTTATTTGGAGTACTATCTGGAATGGACGGATCGAGGGTGCCTACATTTCCGCTAGGACTTTCTCTAGTTGCTGCTCCATGGACGATGTCGTTATTTCCGCAGTGAAAAAACAAAGCAAGAACAGAACCAAAACAATGACCAGTGTGACCGCTTGCCGAGAAGACGGCAATACCAATAAGCCGGGCGTTGAGAATCCATGCACAGTGGGCACTACTTGCAAAAAAAGTGACTCAAATTTATAATGCTTATTTCAGTTTAAAAACAAAGGGTTAATAGTTAAGAATCCAGAAACAATCCACTTTGGTGTATATTGTATATGGTTTATTCATAGCAATCTACATACAAATTACTCAAATCGAAGGGGTGCGACGAAGCACACGAAACAAAACACTGCAGTCGCCAACTACAActaattgcaattaatttatttgataCCATTATATGCAGCGCTTGGAGTGcacaaaattagtttaattaaTTGGCTTTgatggtgtttttttttttggaatcAAATACTCGCTCTGAGAAGCTGTCTGCGCCATAAATATGTAAAGTTCGAACATGGAAAAATAATTCTCAACATGCCGCTGCAGTTGGATTAATTGCATCGCATCGGATGACCTCGGGaaattatgtatatttatgtactacataggtgggcgtggccagcgGCGCGGCCTACACGATCTCGTACTTCTCCACGAACAGAATGGACTCGCTCGAATACTTGACCGCCGCCTCGCTGTCCACCTGCACCACATCCTGGGCCACGACGCCCGCGTACGGCGTTTTCGAGACGAAGGACACCTGCAAGGGGAAGAAGTCCCCGGGAATGGAGGCACTGCAGCTGAACTCCATGGAACCGGACTTGTTGGCGGCGTCGATTATGGGAATGTGCCACTGGAGCACATGCTTGCGTAAATCGTAGTTGTAGGTGCCGTCGTACTCCGCCACCGAAGGCTGCACATTCATTCTAAGGGTGAAATGGAATGAGTAATCGCCTGCACATCTACGCCAATACTGCACTTACGGCAAGGGAATGACAATGGCCACGTcctgcagctccagctgctgcGCCTCCAGTTCATACTCGATGTTCACATCGCATCCACCCTCTCCATTATCCGATGGCCAGCAGTTAACTGGAAAAAAAGCGAGAAGCACAAGCACGTGGCTGAGCGAGAGGCAAGAAgtggtttgggtttgggtgaACTTACTGGTCAGCGGGACGGCCGACTCGTCCTGGGAGACGAAGCGCCACTTGAGCACACCCACATCGGTATTGAGGGGAAACGGCTTGCCCAAGTTCTTTAGTCCGATGGTCGTGCGCGACTTGAACAGCTCCTTGTCCACGTTGGGGTGGGTCTGCAACTGCAAGCCCTGTGTGTGGTTGGGAGACAACTTCAGCAAAATGCGTCCGTAGGCCTCGTCCGTAATGCGCAACGTCAGGAGGCCCGAGTTCTCGAACTGCTGCACGCCACCATCGCGTCCCAGACGCACTACTAGTTTGTCCTCAATCTTCAGATGTACGCTGAAAATAGATGTTAAGCATTTAATAACTAACTATACAATCGAGCTGAAACCTACCTTTCTTTGTGAATGTCCGACGCAATAGCTGCCTTGGCCGCTGCACTGGCGCTAGCTGCAGCACTGGAACTTCCAGCGGGCGCCGCCGGTGCCAGATTGGCAATCTTCTCGCCCTCGTTCTTCAGCTGGTCCACGAAACTATCGACATCCTTGGACTTGCCACCCAGCTTGAGGGCATTGCGGGAAGCTGGTTTAGTGCTGATGAAATCGGAGCAATAAGCCAAGAGTCTAGATTCAATAGAGCAGAGAAAGAACTTACGCAGCCGCCTTGGATTTGGTGTCCACATCGATGGAGGTGATGCCGATGTTGGCGCTGGAGGCACCGGAACTGCTGCTCACGCCGCTACTGCCGAATCCGTCGGAGATAAAGCCGCCGCTGCGGCCGCCCGTGCCACCCAGGGAGGGACCACCCCGTTTGCTGGCTTCCATGCGCTGCCGCTGCAGTTCCTTGGCCTTCTCGCGCATCTTCTGGCGCGCATCACGCTCCTGCGTCTGGCGCACTGCCTGGTAGACCTTCTCCTCGTGTGAGTCCATCTCCACGAAGGTCTTGATCTGGGCCAAGTTGACGCTCTCCCTGTAGCCGAGTGCCACGATCTCGTCAAAGGCGAAGATCAGATTGAAGGCGTTCTCCACAATCTCCTTCTCGTCCAGCGAGTGGCTATACTCGGGAATCTGCAAGCGTTGGGCCTGATTAACACTGGGGCTTGAGTACTTCCGTGTGCAACTCACCACTTTCGAGAAGAGGCGCAAGGTCTCCAGATCCTCCAGAATGTTGCTGGCCTTAGTGGTGATGAGCAGCATGTATAGTTTCTCCATCGGCTGGTAGACGTAGCGCACGGAGTCCGTCTCCACGTAGGTGTGCTGCTTACCAGCAGTCATCAGCTTGGGAAAGGCAGCCAGCAGACCCTCGATGCGTGCCTTCGTCATCTCGACAAACTGACGTGACAGAATCACTGCGTGTACAAACGTTACGGGTTAGTTAAAGTGATTATTTCTTGGGGCGCATGCAAGCCACTCACCTTTGCCATTCTTCGTGCAGACAGCCGCAGCAATGAGTACCTGCAAGTCGGATAGGTTTAGTGATAATACCGGAATGCAATAACCCCCGCCGATGAGACTCAAAATCGGCGACGTGTaggtgtgtgcgtgcgtaGCTCGGAGCTCTTACCATTTTGCTGCTGCGTTTCACGTTTTTGCCCTGGAAAATACTTCGCGGATCGGATGCGGACGGGGCAGGATGGACTGCTGCTACTGATCGGATTTGCGGGGCGATATAAACGTTGTTTAACAATCAATCCCCGTAGCTGACGTGTTCGGTTCTGCGACAAATGTTTACCGTGGCTTTGTGTGAGTGCGAATAGTGTGACCAGCGCAGTGTTAATGCCCGTTAGGCCAAAAGGGGTAAGCTTATGGATACCCTGCCATTTTTTTTGCTACtctatttggaaaatttttatgtGTCTAGCCTTAGCAAGTTCACGACACCATCACTTCTTACCAGTGTAGAATTGAACATTTCAAGATTGTGCAAAGCATTTATTTAATAGGTTGTACCAGGCATATATTAAcatatataaacaaacataCTCTTTTCACTGTAAGAAGTAATGAGTCCAAGCATCGCCTTTACCAACACCGGCCGCCACCGGCTATGCAAAAACGAGCTACACAGCACTGGCTTTTGAATGACCGTTTAATTTTAATGGAAACCATGTTTCTggttaagaaaatatataatacaataaacaaaatatactAATGTCGACTTCGCACGAACTGAGATCTCAGTTAAGTTTTTCAAATTGTCTATGATATACCAAAAATGGTTTATGGCTTGTAGCACCACATTTAACAGAAGCCAGCAAAAACTCAAAAGAGACCCCAGCTAGTTGGACGACTCGTCCAGTGTCAGCGTTTCCACTCGGCTGGCGATCGACGCCGCTGTCTCCTCCGCTGGCTGACCCTTCTGCTTGGCGTACTCCACGCTCAGGATGCGCATCACCTGTGCGGCAGTCATGTTGTCGCGCTTGTGCTTCTGGAAGTTGTCCTTAACGAACTTAGCAAATCCCTTCGCCTCGCCCGCCGGCGTGGATACGGTGTTTCCTTG
The Drosophila mauritiana strain mau12 chromosome X, ASM438214v1, whole genome shotgun sequence DNA segment above includes these coding regions:
- the LOC117146629 gene encoding uncharacterized protein LOC117146629 is translated as MEQQLEKVLAEIAARQDTVGALLANRQGLCLGTKGDIDPNVSGIGMAISEQVAKLEPNATAPATICLYSGNKRCVIQKDGEITGVIFKQPTGTPATATIN
- the LOC117146622 gene encoding coatomer subunit delta; translated protein: MVLIAAAVCTKNGKVILSRQFVEMTKARIEGLLAAFPKLMTAGKQHTYVETDSVRYVYQPMEKLYMLLITTKASNILEDLETLRLFSKVIPEYSHSLDEKEIVENAFNLIFAFDEIVALGYRESVNLAQIKTFVEMDSHEEKVYQAVRQTQERDARQKMREKAKELQRQRMEASKRGGPSLGGTGGRSGGFISDGFGSSGVSSSSGASSANIGITSIDVDTKSKAAATKPASRNALKLGGKSKDVDSFVDQLKNEGEKIANLAPAAPAGSSSAAASASAAAKAAIASDIHKESVHLKIEDKLVVRLGRDGGVQQFENSGLLTLRITDEAYGRILLKLSPNHTQGLQLQTHPNVDKELFKSRTTIGLKNLGKPFPLNTDVGVLKWRFVSQDESAVPLTINCWPSDNGEGGCDVNIEYELEAQQLELQDVAIVIPLPMNVQPSVAEYDGTYNYDLRKHVLQWHIPIIDAANKSGSMEFSCSASIPGDFFPLQVSFVSKTPYAGVVAQDVVQVDSEAAVKYSSESILFVEKYEIV